The sequence ATCGGAGTCGAGTGGGATAACGGCTCCCCTTCATATTCCAAACGTAAATCGGTATGAGCATCCATATGAATGATCGCTAAATCTGGGTATTTTTTGTACATGGCTTTAATGACAGGCCAAGTGACTAAATGTTCGCCCCCCATCCCTAATGGGAACTTTCCATCTGCCAAAATTTGATCAACGTATTCCTCAATTAAATTTAAGCTTTTTTCTGGGTTTCCAAATGGCAGCGGAATATCCCCCGCATCAAAATATTTTACTTCTTCTAATTCACGATCCAAATATGGACTGTATTCCTCTAGTCCAACCGAAACCTCCCGAATTCGTGTTGGACCAAAACGAGAGCCTGGGCGAAAACTAACTGTCCAATCCATTGGCATTCCATAGATCACCGCTTGACTATCTTTATAAGTGGGATAACTTTTAATAAAAACATTTCCTGAATAAGCTTCATCAAATCGCATGTATGTACCTCCTTTTTTTAAAATCCGGTTAGACAAAGGTTCCCTTAGTGTTCCCGAACGCAAAAAACAAACTCGGAAAAATTATAGATGAACAAACATGAATTGAAAAGAAAAACCTACAGATTCTGCTAAAAAATGTTTAAAAAATAGGAAACATTTTCATACTAATACTAACTAATCTTT is a genomic window of Niallia sp. XMNu-256 containing:
- the speB gene encoding agmatinase; amino-acid sequence: MRFDEAYSGNVFIKSYPTYKDSQAVIYGMPMDWTVSFRPGSRFGPTRIREVSVGLEEYSPYLDRELEEVKYFDAGDIPLPFGNPEKSLNLIEEYVDQILADGKFPLGMGGEHLVTWPVIKAMYKKYPDLAIIHMDAHTDLRLEYEGEPLSHSTPIRKAAELIGPGNIYSFGIRSGMKEEFQWAKEVGMHIYKFDVHKPLTDVLPKLSGRPVYVTIDIDVLDPAHAPGTGTVDAGGITSKELLASIHEIARSNVKVVGADLVEVAPVYDSSEQTVNTASKMIREMILGFVK